A single region of the Streptomyces vilmorinianum genome encodes:
- the eccCa gene encoding type VII secretion protein EccCa translates to MSQIVVKRPPRALPSEVPGEQVQLQPPPELPRGQQEGALMQLLPMLGMGGSVVFFFMTPNPIMRIMGMVMIASTVAMAIAMLVRYRRGTQGQLADMRRDYLKYLTQTRRAVLRTAHLQRDAQFYLHPSPEQLWALVAEGSRVWERRVGDDDFAQVRIGLGSQQLATPLVAPETAPVDELEPLTAGAMQQFLTAHSTLDGLPMAVSLRAFYYLTVSGDPDSVRSTTRAMVGSLAALHSPEDLVIAIAADASAAPQWEWAKWLPHVQAPGAGDGAGSRRLITTDSRELQDMLAARLEGRPRFQGGNHPLLDQPHLVVVLDGQSVPPASALASPEGLQGVTIIEVVPGRTTGARGGLSVIVQPDSLQLESGHGLVYDGSPDQLSLDAAEALARQLAPLRVASGSDDDEPLLANLDFTDLLNLGDAASVDVSRTWRPRSQSERLRVPIGVGEDGVPVMLDLKEAAQEGMGPHGLCVGATGSGKSELLRTLVLGLAVTHSSETLNFVLADFKGGATFAGMSQMPHVAAVITNLADDLTLVDRMGDSIRGELNRRQEMLRDAGNYANIHDYEKARAAGAPLQPIPSLVLVIDEFSELLTAMPDFIEMFVQIGRIGRSLGVHLLLASQRLEEGRLRGLETYLSYRIGLRTFSAAESRAAIGVPDAYSLPNVPGSGYLKYGTDEMVRFKAAYVSGVYRSNQHAAVQGGPLPVDRRPVPFTAAPVPIRYLEPTARTQVPEARAAEDDALADSVLDVIVRRLEGRGVEAHQVWLPPLDNPPPLDAILPGLAGVEGRGLTQPGYEGAGRLVVPLGVVDKPYEQRRDTLYRDFSGAAGHMQIIGGPQSGKSTMLRTIISAFALTHTPHEVQFYGLDFGGGGMSSVAGLPHVGGVASRLDPERVRRTVAEVYGILARREEYFRSSGIDSISTFRRLRARGDISVTDQPWGDVFLMIDGWGNFRTEYEGLEHAVVDIAARGLGYGIHVILTASRSMEVRANLKDHLMNRLELRLGDTMDSELDRKVAANVPTGVPGRGLTPEKLHFMAAVPRIDGISSDSDLSEATAAMTQEVTRHWTAPGAPEVRLLPRELPAHNLPAGYAEPKRGVAFAIDENNLEPVFVNFERDPFFLVFGESESGKSNLLRLLIKQVTERYDGNSAKFFVIDNRRGLLDVTPASHLAEYVPMSNNMDHHVDALVDLMRRRSPSPDVTAQQLRDRSWWSGPSVYVVVDDYDLVSTSSGNPLAKLTELLPFARDVGVRFIIARSAAGASRAAYESFMQRMMELGAQGVLLSGDPQEGDVLGGVRMRPMPPGRGIYVSRQRGNPLVQTGLMPEQ, encoded by the coding sequence GTGAGTCAGATCGTCGTCAAGCGCCCACCACGGGCCCTCCCCTCGGAAGTGCCCGGCGAGCAGGTGCAGTTGCAACCCCCTCCCGAACTGCCCCGTGGGCAGCAGGAGGGCGCGCTGATGCAGCTTCTGCCGATGCTGGGCATGGGTGGTTCGGTCGTCTTCTTCTTCATGACCCCGAACCCGATCATGCGGATCATGGGTATGGTCATGATCGCGTCGACCGTCGCGATGGCCATCGCCATGCTGGTGCGCTACCGGCGCGGTACGCAGGGGCAGCTCGCCGACATGCGGCGTGACTACCTGAAGTATCTGACGCAGACGCGGCGCGCGGTGCTGAGGACGGCGCACCTCCAGCGCGACGCGCAGTTCTATCTGCACCCCTCCCCCGAGCAGTTGTGGGCGCTCGTCGCCGAGGGCAGCCGGGTCTGGGAACGGCGCGTCGGCGACGACGACTTCGCGCAGGTACGCATCGGTCTCGGCAGCCAGCAGCTCGCCACGCCCCTCGTCGCCCCCGAGACCGCCCCCGTGGACGAGCTCGAGCCGCTCACGGCCGGTGCGATGCAGCAGTTCCTCACCGCGCACAGCACGCTGGACGGCCTGCCCATGGCCGTGTCCCTGCGCGCCTTCTACTACTTGACCGTGAGCGGCGATCCGGACTCCGTCCGTTCCACGACCCGTGCGATGGTCGGCTCGCTCGCGGCGCTGCACTCCCCGGAGGACCTGGTCATCGCCATCGCCGCGGACGCGTCCGCGGCGCCGCAGTGGGAGTGGGCGAAGTGGCTCCCCCATGTCCAGGCGCCGGGGGCCGGCGACGGCGCGGGCAGCCGGCGGCTGATCACCACGGACTCGCGCGAGCTGCAGGACATGCTGGCCGCGCGGCTGGAGGGGCGTCCCCGTTTCCAGGGCGGGAACCACCCGCTGCTCGACCAGCCGCACCTCGTCGTGGTGCTCGACGGCCAGTCGGTCCCGCCGGCCTCGGCGCTGGCCTCGCCCGAGGGACTTCAGGGCGTGACGATCATCGAGGTCGTCCCGGGCCGGACCACCGGCGCCCGCGGAGGCCTCTCCGTGATCGTGCAGCCCGACTCGCTGCAGCTGGAGTCCGGTCACGGGCTCGTGTACGACGGCAGTCCCGACCAGTTGAGCCTGGACGCGGCCGAGGCGCTCGCACGCCAGCTCGCTCCGCTGCGGGTCGCCTCGGGCTCTGACGACGACGAACCGCTCCTCGCCAACCTGGACTTCACCGATCTGCTGAACCTCGGCGACGCGGCGTCGGTCGATGTCAGCCGCACCTGGCGGCCGCGCTCCCAGTCGGAGCGGCTGCGGGTCCCGATCGGTGTCGGCGAGGACGGCGTCCCGGTGATGCTGGACCTCAAGGAGGCGGCGCAGGAGGGCATGGGTCCGCACGGTCTGTGCGTCGGCGCCACCGGTTCCGGCAAGTCGGAGCTGCTGCGTACGCTCGTCCTCGGTCTCGCCGTCACCCACTCCTCGGAGACGCTGAACTTCGTCCTCGCGGACTTCAAGGGCGGTGCCACCTTCGCCGGCATGTCCCAGATGCCGCACGTCGCCGCGGTGATCACCAACCTCGCGGACGACCTCACGCTGGTGGACCGCATGGGCGACTCCATCCGCGGTGAGCTGAACCGCCGCCAGGAGATGCTGCGCGACGCGGGCAACTACGCGAACATCCACGACTACGAGAAGGCGCGCGCCGCGGGCGCACCGCTGCAGCCCATCCCGTCGCTCGTCCTGGTGATCGACGAGTTCAGCGAACTCCTCACCGCCATGCCGGACTTCATCGAGATGTTCGTGCAGATCGGCCGTATCGGCCGGTCGCTCGGTGTGCATCTGCTGCTGGCCTCGCAGCGCCTGGAGGAGGGCCGGCTGCGCGGCCTGGAGACGTATCTCTCGTACCGGATCGGTCTGCGGACCTTCTCGGCCGCCGAGTCCCGCGCGGCGATCGGTGTGCCCGACGCGTACTCGCTGCCGAACGTCCCGGGCTCGGGGTACCTCAAGTACGGCACCGACGAGATGGTCCGCTTCAAGGCGGCGTACGTCTCCGGTGTGTACCGCTCCAACCAGCACGCCGCCGTGCAGGGCGGGCCGCTGCCCGTGGACCGCCGGCCGGTTCCGTTCACCGCGGCGCCCGTCCCGATCCGCTACCTCGAGCCGACGGCCCGGACGCAGGTGCCCGAGGCCCGTGCGGCGGAGGACGACGCGCTCGCCGACTCCGTGCTCGACGTCATCGTGCGCCGGCTGGAGGGGCGGGGTGTCGAGGCGCACCAGGTGTGGCTGCCGCCGCTCGACAACCCGCCGCCGCTCGACGCGATCCTGCCCGGCCTCGCCGGTGTGGAGGGCCGTGGGCTGACGCAGCCCGGGTACGAGGGGGCGGGCCGGCTCGTCGTACCGCTGGGTGTGGTCGACAAGCCGTACGAGCAGCGCCGTGACACGCTCTACCGGGACTTCTCCGGCGCCGCGGGCCACATGCAGATCATCGGCGGTCCGCAGTCCGGCAAGTCGACGATGCTGCGGACGATCATCTCCGCCTTCGCCCTGACCCACACACCGCACGAAGTGCAGTTCTACGGCCTCGACTTCGGTGGTGGCGGTATGTCCTCGGTCGCGGGGCTGCCGCACGTCGGCGGCGTCGCGTCCCGTCTCGACCCCGAGCGGGTGCGCCGTACGGTGGCCGAGGTCTACGGCATTCTGGCCCGGCGCGAGGAGTACTTCCGCAGCTCCGGGATCGACTCGATCTCGACGTTCCGCAGGCTGCGGGCGCGGGGCGACATCTCGGTGACGGACCAGCCGTGGGGAGACGTCTTCCTCATGATCGACGGCTGGGGCAACTTCCGCACCGAGTACGAGGGCCTCGAGCACGCCGTCGTGGACATCGCGGCGCGCGGACTCGGCTACGGCATCCACGTGATCCTCACGGCGTCGCGCTCCATGGAGGTACGCGCCAACCTCAAGGACCACCTGATGAACCGGCTCGAGCTGCGGCTGGGCGACACGATGGACTCCGAGCTGGACCGCAAGGTCGCCGCCAACGTGCCGACGGGTGTTCCGGGCCGTGGTCTGACGCCGGAGAAGCTGCACTTCATGGCGGCTGTCCCGCGGATCGACGGCATCAGCTCCGACAGCGACCTGTCGGAGGCCACGGCCGCGATGACGCAGGAGGTCACCCGCCACTGGACGGCGCCCGGCGCCCCGGAGGTCCGGCTGCTGCCGCGCGAGCTCCCCGCGCACAACCTGCCGGCGGGCTACGCCGAGCCGAAGCGTGGCGTGGCGTTCGCCATCGACGAGAACAACCTGGAGCCGGTCTTCGTCAACTTCGAGCGCGATCCGTTCTTCCTGGTGTTCGGTGAGAGCGAGTCGGGCAAGTCGAACCTGCTGCGGCTGCTCATCAAGCAGGTGACGGAGCGGTACGACGGGAACTCCGCGAAGTTCTTCGTGATCGACAACCGGCGCGGGCTGCTCGACGTCACTCCGGCCTCTCACCTGGCCGAGTACGTCCCCATGTCCAACAACATGGACCACCACGTGGACGCGCTGGTCGACCTGATGCGCCGCCGCTCACCGTCGCCGGACGTCACGGCCCAGCAGCTGCGGGACCGCAGCTGGTGGTCGGGCCCGTCGGTCTACGTGGTCGTCGACGACTACGACCTGGTGTCGACGTCGAGCGGCAACCCGCTGGCGAAGCTGACGGAGCTGCTGCCGTTCGCCCGGGACGTGGGCGTCCGCTTCATCATCGCCCGCAGCGCGGCCGGCGCGAGCCGGGCGGCGTACGAGTCCTTCATGCAGCGCATGATGGAGCTCGGGGCGCAGGGCGTCCTCCTTTCGGGCGACCCACAGGAGGGCGACGTCCTGGGCGGCGTCCGCATGCGCCCGATGCCGCCGGGCCGGGGCATCTACGTGTCGCGACAGCGGGGGAACCCGCTGGTGCAGACGGGGCTCATGCCGGAGCAGTAG
- a CDS encoding DUF6571 family protein — MDLETLRQGNFAQLGQAITAWKGVVDKLKGLETDARDDMKAKADKANWAGMNATISREFITKTAHEFSDAHTQATTIHDILKDTRDELVSYKEQLDQALERGRKKNLTVTPIAGGGFTVTMLIHPDRAAKGHEVPDHSPQDAEHLRDDVQRILNRATESDTTAATVLRAIVDQAETGFSGAKYGDRDSAIDAVRKAEEAAKLIKEKGDEMSPEEFQKLNGLLASYKNDPLFQEKFATQVGPKGMLDFWADLSSPDSTKDLTRTQLNQLGEFQKNLGFVLGGATQSDSPAMRQWENDMVKLGPERFRTRTGEAYGFQIMSNLMRTGDYDDQFLNKYGNSLVETEKKMRIPDRFYLMEPTLKMNFIGDAEFGRDPMAGFMTALSNSPDAATDFFNTKEPQDNAQWVLKDRPSFDDSPLKDGPNETLDATGAALAAAATGMNPNDPTARQVDLTPDHRKVLDRSLEYLSGRGDDFPSEMRDDMAKVLSRHSDVVHHSASSLSDNDQDPRQLDRSQLLEVTKQISRDQGAYGMLNEAMNREILNDIHSDHPSDPKETLQRGGATIGFLEEARYQALKTDKEDPSWDAKWLYHGFGGAANFIPVLGDAAQRGIDALAYQWQLDEQERINKGIQEQNSKTFDFRENQLRTLSEAWAKANPGHSNNAYTLENEINLAALNGNSRAKGLPGDQ; from the coding sequence ATGGATCTCGAAACGCTGCGACAGGGCAATTTCGCCCAGCTCGGGCAGGCCATCACCGCCTGGAAGGGGGTGGTGGACAAACTCAAGGGGCTGGAAACGGACGCTCGGGACGACATGAAGGCGAAAGCGGACAAGGCCAACTGGGCCGGCATGAACGCCACGATCTCCCGTGAATTCATCACCAAGACGGCGCACGAATTCTCCGACGCCCACACCCAGGCGACGACCATCCACGACATCCTCAAGGACACCCGCGACGAGCTGGTGAGCTACAAGGAGCAGTTGGACCAGGCCCTGGAGCGCGGCCGCAAGAAGAACCTCACGGTGACCCCGATCGCCGGTGGCGGCTTCACCGTCACGATGCTCATCCACCCGGACCGCGCCGCCAAGGGTCACGAGGTCCCGGACCACTCCCCGCAGGACGCGGAGCACCTGCGGGACGACGTGCAGCGCATCCTGAACCGGGCGACGGAGAGCGACACGACGGCCGCGACCGTCCTGCGCGCCATCGTCGACCAGGCCGAGACCGGCTTCTCGGGGGCCAAGTACGGCGACCGCGACTCCGCGATCGACGCCGTGCGCAAGGCCGAGGAAGCGGCCAAGCTGATCAAGGAGAAGGGCGACGAGATGTCGCCCGAGGAGTTCCAGAAGCTGAACGGGCTCCTCGCCTCCTACAAGAACGACCCGCTGTTCCAGGAGAAGTTCGCCACGCAGGTGGGCCCGAAGGGAATGCTGGACTTCTGGGCGGACCTGTCGAGCCCGGACAGCACCAAGGACCTGACCCGGACGCAGCTCAACCAGCTCGGCGAGTTCCAGAAGAACCTCGGCTTCGTCCTGGGCGGCGCCACCCAGTCGGACAGCCCTGCCATGCGGCAGTGGGAGAACGACATGGTCAAGCTCGGCCCCGAGCGGTTCCGCACCCGCACCGGGGAGGCCTACGGCTTCCAGATCATGAGCAACCTCATGCGCACGGGCGACTACGACGACCAGTTCCTCAACAAGTACGGCAACTCCCTCGTGGAGACCGAGAAGAAGATGAGGATCCCGGACCGGTTCTACCTGATGGAACCGACGCTGAAGATGAACTTCATCGGCGATGCGGAGTTCGGCCGTGACCCGATGGCGGGCTTCATGACGGCGCTCTCCAACAGCCCCGACGCGGCGACGGACTTCTTCAACACGAAGGAGCCGCAGGACAACGCCCAGTGGGTGCTCAAGGACCGCCCGTCGTTCGACGACTCCCCGCTGAAGGACGGGCCGAACGAGACCCTGGACGCGACCGGCGCCGCGCTCGCAGCCGCCGCCACCGGCATGAACCCGAACGACCCGACCGCCCGCCAGGTCGACCTGACACCGGACCACCGGAAGGTCCTGGACCGCTCGCTGGAGTACCTGTCGGGGCGTGGGGACGACTTCCCGTCGGAGATGCGCGACGACATGGCGAAGGTCCTGTCCCGGCACAGCGATGTCGTCCACCACTCGGCCAGCTCGCTCTCGGACAACGACCAGGACCCGCGCCAGCTGGACCGGTCCCAGCTGTTGGAGGTCACGAAGCAGATCTCCCGCGACCAGGGCGCGTACGGCATGCTCAACGAGGCCATGAACCGGGAGATCCTCAACGACATCCACAGCGATCATCCGAGCGACCCGAAGGAGACGCTGCAGCGCGGCGGGGCGACCATCGGCTTCCTGGAAGAGGCCCGCTACCAAGCACTGAAGACCGACAAGGAGGACCCGTCGTGGGACGCCAAGTGGCTCTACCACGGCTTCGGAGGCGCGGCGAACTTCATCCCGGTCCTCGGCGACGCGGCCCAGCGCGGCATTGACGCCCTCGCCTACCAGTGGCAGCTCGACGAGCAGGAGCGGATCAACAAGGGCATCCAGGAGCAGAACAGCAAGACGTTTGACTTCCGGGAGAATCAGCTGCGCACCCTCTCCGAGGCGTGGGCGAAAGCCAATCCGGGCCACAGCAACAACGCCTACACACTGGAGAACGAAATCAACCTCGCCGCTCTGAACGGAAACAGCCGTGCCAAGGGCCTGCCGGGTGACCAGTGA
- a CDS encoding serine/threonine protein kinase, whose protein sequence is MEPGRTEQQAGDGRRRVGPYQLITRLDASGPGFPPVPEHRFVARSMDGERTVLVSTPLNGIDPGRFLIEAQEAGALAGRWVLPVAEVSPEPSAPWYATPYLPVLPLPVALAVHGGPLPERTVRAIGTALAETLAGAHAAGVTHAGLSPAAVLLAWDGPRLTCYGSVRAAAPDGEQRSGRPGQEPGSLAPEAAAGGRPRPAGDIHGLGAVLAYAATGHTVPDRSELPESLRPLIFRCLSRDAAARPTAAELLLALPSASSAPSATVLDSSASLLSPGWLPGRVVAALARQSAQLLAAELRVPPTATRT, encoded by the coding sequence ATGGAACCGGGGCGTACGGAGCAGCAGGCCGGCGACGGCCGACGCCGTGTCGGCCCGTACCAGCTGATCACCCGGCTCGACGCGTCCGGTCCCGGCTTCCCGCCCGTGCCCGAGCACCGGTTCGTCGCGCGCAGCATGGACGGCGAGCGTACGGTCCTGGTCAGCACGCCGCTCAACGGCATCGACCCCGGCCGCTTCCTCATCGAGGCGCAGGAGGCGGGCGCACTCGCCGGGCGCTGGGTGCTGCCGGTGGCGGAGGTCTCGCCGGAGCCGTCGGCCCCCTGGTACGCCACGCCCTACCTGCCGGTGCTGCCCCTGCCCGTCGCGCTCGCCGTGCACGGCGGCCCGTTGCCGGAGCGCACCGTACGGGCCATCGGGACGGCCCTCGCCGAGACCCTCGCCGGCGCGCACGCCGCGGGCGTCACCCACGCGGGCCTTTCCCCCGCCGCGGTGTTGCTCGCCTGGGACGGGCCGCGGCTGACCTGCTACGGCTCCGTGCGCGCGGCCGCGCCCGACGGCGAGCAGCGCAGCGGTCGTCCCGGGCAGGAGCCGGGCAGCTTGGCCCCCGAGGCGGCGGCCGGCGGGCGCCCGCGCCCCGCGGGCGACATCCACGGGCTCGGCGCGGTGCTCGCGTACGCCGCCACCGGGCACACGGTCCCGGACCGTTCCGAACTCCCCGAGTCCCTGCGCCCTTTGATCTTCCGCTGCCTGTCCCGCGACGCGGCGGCCCGGCCGACGGCCGCCGAGTTGCTGCTCGCCCTCCCGTCGGCCTCGTCCGCGCCGTCGGCGACGGTTCTGGACTCGTCGGCGTCGCTGCTGTCCCCCGGCTGGCTGCCCGGGCGTGTGGTCGCAGCACTCGCCCGCCAGTCGGCCCAGTTGCTCGCGGCCGAGCTCCGTGTCCCACCGACCGCCACCAGGACCTGA
- a CDS encoding protein kinase domain-containing protein, which translates to MLAPLTHDDPVEIGGHRLLARLGHGGMGTVYLARTAGGCTLALKTMHARIAADPAARTRFHLETDAARIIGGHHGATVVAADPGAETPWLATEYVLGPPLDDAVALCGPLPEASVRALGAALAGALAQLHASDVVHRDLKPSNVMITAHGPKVIDFGIARAAGDDRLTRTGTAAGTPAFMSPEQATGQEHTPAGDVFALAGVLVFAATGHGPFGAGQAADLLYRVRYADPDLSGVPAGLAAILSRCLAKDPAQRLTTPQLAAELHDGRGEFADHLPMPLLTDIARRATEVWQYQPYRLPPRSEDPYAALPAAHPGMSRRKLLSVAGGSLVGVGAAGAGAWVWSRRKATGEAMSSLPADNAPQRLWHADAGDVGTEPFLMTMGDTVATWRSGQVVGLDAKSGEHRWSFRVFPGPGSMTTDGRVTYGYLPEQGGTDALSVHAFTPGAGGAQRRIARIPGFAGLRQNAEVLLAAAGLLFIAARKVVPGHDKSDEQADDWHVLAVDIRTGEKRWQQTMSQFHPGVPSEAISLKATGNRLIFCRRHSSSERDDDFGPHFSVTAVDIRTGERLWTWDIPRQDNDDSNVISGTLALDEQHVYLASGHVWALRLSDGEVAWKFGDNRNYGGLPQKARRYGTPAVRDGVVYAAEGNRGIVALDASTGSLLWEETEDLTQDVAPVLDPAPVIGRKFIYVRVDNGISAVDMRTHKSAWTYPTSSKVFAANEEAKRLICVDVHSVIALPFE; encoded by the coding sequence ATGCTTGCGCCCCTGACCCACGACGACCCGGTCGAGATCGGCGGCCACCGGCTGCTCGCCCGCCTCGGCCACGGCGGCATGGGCACCGTCTACCTCGCCCGCACGGCCGGCGGGTGCACCCTCGCCCTCAAGACGATGCACGCCCGCATCGCCGCCGACCCCGCCGCCCGTACCCGCTTCCACCTGGAGACCGACGCGGCCCGCATCATCGGCGGCCACCACGGCGCCACCGTCGTCGCCGCCGACCCCGGCGCCGAAACCCCATGGCTCGCCACGGAATACGTCCTCGGCCCACCCCTGGACGACGCCGTCGCCCTCTGCGGTCCGCTGCCCGAGGCGTCGGTCCGGGCCCTGGGCGCGGCCCTCGCCGGCGCTCTCGCCCAGCTCCACGCCTCCGACGTGGTCCATCGCGACCTGAAGCCCTCCAACGTCATGATCACGGCCCACGGCCCCAAGGTCATCGACTTCGGCATCGCCCGCGCCGCCGGCGACGACCGCCTCACCCGCACCGGCACCGCCGCGGGCACCCCCGCCTTCATGTCCCCGGAGCAGGCCACCGGCCAGGAACACACGCCCGCGGGCGACGTGTTCGCCCTCGCCGGGGTCCTCGTCTTCGCCGCCACCGGCCACGGCCCCTTCGGCGCGGGCCAGGCGGCGGACCTCCTCTACCGCGTCCGCTACGCCGACCCGGACCTGTCGGGCGTCCCGGCAGGGCTGGCGGCGATCCTGAGCCGCTGCCTGGCAAAGGACCCGGCCCAACGGCTCACCACTCCGCAACTCGCAGCCGAACTACACGACGGCAGAGGCGAGTTCGCCGACCACCTGCCGATGCCGCTGCTCACGGACATCGCGCGCCGCGCGACGGAGGTCTGGCAGTACCAGCCGTACCGGCTGCCGCCCCGGTCCGAGGACCCGTACGCAGCCCTGCCCGCGGCCCACCCGGGCATGTCCCGGCGCAAGCTGCTGTCGGTGGCCGGCGGTTCGCTCGTGGGGGTCGGCGCGGCGGGGGCGGGGGCGTGGGTGTGGTCCAGGAGGAAGGCTACGGGCGAGGCCATGTCTTCGCTCCCCGCCGACAACGCACCCCAACGTCTTTGGCACGCCGACGCCGGCGACGTGGGGACAGAGCCGTTCCTGATGACCATGGGCGATACAGTGGCCACTTGGCGGTCCGGCCAGGTCGTTGGCCTGGACGCGAAGAGCGGCGAACACCGCTGGTCGTTCCGAGTGTTTCCGGGTCCGGGCTCTATGACGACCGACGGCAGGGTGACCTACGGATACCTTCCGGAGCAAGGGGGGACAGATGCGCTCTCCGTCCACGCCTTCACCCCTGGCGCAGGAGGGGCGCAGCGCCGCATAGCCCGGATCCCCGGGTTCGCGGGCTTGCGCCAGAACGCGGAAGTGCTCCTCGCGGCAGCGGGCTTGCTCTTCATCGCGGCGCGGAAGGTTGTGCCCGGCCACGACAAATCTGACGAGCAGGCAGATGACTGGCACGTGCTTGCCGTGGACATCCGTACCGGAGAAAAGCGTTGGCAGCAGACCATGTCCCAGTTCCATCCGGGCGTTCCGTCGGAGGCCATCAGCCTGAAGGCCACCGGAAACCGTCTCATCTTCTGCCGGAGGCACAGCTCCAGCGAGAGAGATGACGACTTCGGCCCGCATTTCTCCGTCACGGCCGTCGACATCCGCACGGGCGAGCGCCTCTGGACTTGGGACATCCCCCGCCAGGACAATGACGATTCGAACGTCATTTCAGGCACACTCGCCCTGGACGAGCAGCACGTCTACCTCGCCAGTGGCCATGTCTGGGCGCTGCGGCTCTCCGATGGTGAGGTCGCCTGGAAGTTCGGCGACAACCGGAACTACGGTGGCCTTCCACAAAAGGCTCGCCGCTATGGAACGCCGGCCGTCAGGGACGGTGTCGTGTACGCGGCCGAGGGCAACCGGGGCATCGTAGCTCTGGACGCTTCGACAGGAAGTCTCCTCTGGGAGGAAACCGAGGACCTGACGCAGGACGTGGCACCTGTCCTCGACCCAGCTCCCGTCATCGGCAGGAAATTCATCTACGTCAGGGTCGACAACGGCATCAGCGCCGTCGACATGCGAACCCACAAGTCTGCTTGGACGTACCCGACTTCTTCCAAGGTCTTCGCTGCGAATGAGGAAGCCAAGCGGCTCATCTGCGTCGATGTCCACTCCGTAATCGCCCTGCCTTTCGAATGA